The sequence below is a genomic window from Ensifer adhaerens.
CCGTCTGCCCCGGTTTCGTGCGCACGCCGCATGGACTTCGCGAGGTCAAGGACCTTCAGGCGCTTGGCGTCGATGTGTCGGAAGCGGCGCTTGCTGCGCAACAGGGTAGGATCTGCGAGCCGGAGGAAGTCGCGAAGGCCGCCCTTTTCCTCGCCTCCGACGATGCCAGCTTCGTCAACGGCGCGCATCTCTTTGTCGACAACGGCTTTACTGCCCTTTGATCACGGATCTTCCGTGAGACGTCGGACATTGCATTAGCTGATTGATACATATCAACAATGCCATCTGAGTTCTCCACTAGTCTCGATCCTGCGGGTCAGAAGAGTGGAGAATATCATGTCAAACTACACACGACGGACTGTATCAACGGCGCTGGCCTTGGCCTTGGCCTTGATGGCCGGCAGCGCCTGGGCACAACAAGGCGCCGGACCGGGGCGCAAGGGGCCGCCAGAGAACACGCCCTTCGAATCCATCGACTCGGACGGCAACGGACGACTTTCGCAGGCCGAGGTCAATACCTGGGCCGAAGGCGTGTTCGGCGCGATGGATTCAAATTCCGACGGCAAGCTGACGATGGAAGAATACATGGCCGTGCGGATGGGGCCTGGCGCTGCCGGCACCGGCAATGCGAAGCGGCAGGCGCAAATGCAGGCGGCCAAGGCCGATCGCTTCAAGGTCATGGACACCGACCATGACGGCATGGTGAGCCATGACGAGTTCATGGCCGGCGCCCAAGCGCGCTTCGCTGCCGCCGGCGGCCAGAAAGGCAGCGTCAACCGGAAGAACTGGATGAAGTCCCAGTAAGACGACGTTCCAGGAACAAGACGGCCGGCTTGAGGCGCAATGCTCTCAGGCCGGCTTCTACAACCAAATCCTGTTCAAAGTGACGTTTGCCAAACTTCAGGACTTGAAACATATATAATATGATATATATGTTTCCTTGAATTCAAATCAGACTGGAGTCTCTGCCATGACACTTGACCGCGCCGTTTTCGCCTTTGCCGGCATCATGACCCTTCTTTCGGTCCTGTTGACCGTTTTCGTCTCTCCCTATTTCGTCTGGTTCACCGTCTTCATCGGTGTAAACCTTTTGCAATCCGCCTTCACCGGTTTCTGCCCGGCGGCGATAATCTTCAAGCGGCTGGGTATCAAGGCCGGCTGCGCATTCTGAGGGACTGAGGTCATGCAAAAGACATTGATGGTCGCCGGCATTCTTGCGCTCGCGCATCCGGCGATGGCCGGTTCGCTTACCTTGCAGCCGAGCGACATGACCGAGTGGAAGGCCGTCTACGGTCAGGTCGAGGCGAAGGACACTGTTCCGGCACGCGCTCGCATCGGGGGCGTCATCACCGAGCTTGATGTGACCGAAGGCGATGTCGTGAAAGCCGGTCAGAAGATTGCCGTCGTGCGCGACGACAAGATCAACTTCCAGCTCGCCGCCTATGACGCGCAATTGCAGGCCCTGCAAACGCAGCTTGCCAATGCGCAGTCGGAGCTGGCCCGCGGCACGGCGCTGATCGGCAAGGGCATCACGACCCAGCAGCAACTCGATCAGCTGAAGACCAGTGTCGATGTGCTGGGCAGCCAGATCGTGGCGCTGCAGGCGCAGCGCTCCGTCTCGGTCGAGCAGCAGAAGGAAGGCGACGTGCTGGCGCCGGCCAATGGCCGCGTGCTTCAGGTTCCCGTCACGAAGGGCGCGGTCATCATGGGCGGCGAACCCGTCGCGACCGTCGGCGGAGGCGGCTTCTTTCTCAGGCTCGCCATTCCCGAACGGCATGCCGCCGCCCTGAAGCAGGGCGCGAGCATTCACATTTCGGCGGGCGGCGCCAAGGAGACCGGCAAGCTCGTCAAGATCTATCCGGAAATCACCAATGGCCGTGTCGCCGCCGATGTCGAGGTGGCCAAGCTCAGTTCCGATTTCGTCAATGCCCGCGTGCTGGTGGAGATACCGGTGGCGACGCGCAAGGCGCTTCTCGTGCCGAAGGATGCGGTCGTGACCCGTTCCGGCATCGATTTCGTCACCGTTGAAGAGAATGGCCAGCCGGTCGAGCGCGCCGTCATTCTCGGCGAAACGATGGAAGACAGCAATCCGCCCATGGTCGAGGTTCTGACCGGCCTTGCCGCCGGCGATACCGTGGTGACACCGAAATGACTGACGAGAACAACAAGAACGCGGAAGGCGGAAGCCAAGAAGAGCTGGGCGCCTGGCCGGTCGAGCATCATCACGAAGCAGACGAAGACGCTGGCATGCGCGATCTCGGCATAGCCGGTCGGCTCACCAAGGCATTCATCAAGTCGCCGCTCACCCCCCTCTTCCTTCTGGCCGCCTTCGCCTTCGGTCTGGTCGCGCTGATCAGCCTGCCGCGCGAGGAAGAGCCGCAGATTTCCGTGCCGATGGTCGACATCCTCGTCCAGGCGCCAGGACTGAAGGCCGAAGACGCGGTCAAGCTCGTCACCGAACCGCTGGAAACGGTGGTGAAGAGCATCGATGGCGTCGAGCATGTCTATTCGCAATCTTCTGACGACAATGTCATGGTCACGGCCCGCTTCAAGGTCGGCACTTCCTCCGATGCGGCGGTCCTGCGCGTCCATGACAAGGTCATGGCGAACATGGACAAGATCCCGCTCGGCATCCCGCAGCCGATGATCGTCGGGCGCGGCATCGACGATGTCGCGATTGTCTCGCTGACGCTGTCGCCCAAGCCGGAAGCCGCCGACCGCATCACCCCCAACGACCTTACCCGCATCATGCGGGAGCTTCGCACCGAGGTGTCGAAGATCGACAATGTCGGCCTCACCTATCTCGTCGGCGAGACGGGCGAGGAAATCCGCATTGCGCCCGATCCGGCCAAGCTCGCGCTCTATGGCGTCACGCTGCAGCAGCTGGCCGGCAAGGTACAGGCCGCCAACAGCGCCTTTCCTGCCGGTACGATCCGCCAGAACAACCAGGAAATCGGCCTGATCGCCGGCGAGACGCTCTCGACGCCTGCCGCCATCGGCAATCTGCTGTTGACCTCGCGCGACGGCCGACCGGTCTATGTCCGCGACGTCGCCGATATTTCGCTGGCGACCGACACGGCCGACCTGCGCGTTTCGACCGTCACGAAGACGGATAAGGGCATCGAGCGCGTCCCCTCCGTGACACTGGCCGTCGCCAAGCGCGCCGGCTCCAATGCGGTGACGGTCGCCGAAGCCGTACTCAAGCGCGTTGACATGCTGAAGGGCGACCTCATCCCCGGCGACATGCATCTCGAAGTCACCCGCAACTATGGTGAAACGGCCAATGAGAAGGCCAACGAGCTGCTCTATCATCTGGGGCTTGCGACCGTTTCGATCATCCTGCTCGTCTGGCTCGCCATCGGGCGGCGCGAGGCGATTGTCGTCGCCATCGTCATTCCGGTGACGATCCTTCTCACCCTCTTCGCCTCCAATGTCATGGGCTACACGCTGAACCGTGTTTCGCTCTTCGCGCTGATCTTTTCCATCGGCATTCTCGTCGACGACGCCATCGTCGTCATCGAGAACACGGCGCGGCACTGGGGCATGCATGACGGGCGATCGCGCCGCCGCGCGGCCATCGAGGCCGTGGCGGAAGTCGGCAATCCGACCATCGTCGCGACGCTGACCGTGGTGGCCGCTCTTCTGCCCATGCTCTTCGTTTCCGGCATGATGGGCCCCTACATGAGCCCCATTCCGGCGAACGCCTCGGCTGCGATGATCTTCTCCTTCTTCGTCGCCGTGATCGTCACGCCCTATCTCATGCTGAAGGTCAGCGGCAAGGCGCCCGTCGTGCATCATGACGAAGCGCATGGCGGCAAGCTCGGGCAGATCTACGCGTCCGTCGCCCGGCCGATCCTGAAGACGAAGGCGCGCAGCTGGATTTTCCTGCTGGCCGTCGGCGCACTCACCCTCGGTTCGCTCAGCCTCTTCTACACCAAGCATGTGACCGTGAAGCTGCTGCCCTTCGACAACAAGTCGGAACTCTCCGTCATGATCGACCTGCCGGAAGGCGCCTCCGTCGAGGCGACCGACCGGGTGGCGCAGGACGTCGCCCGCATCGTCGTCGGCCTGC
It includes:
- a CDS encoding EF hand, translated to MSNYTRRTVSTALALALALMAGSAWAQQGAGPGRKGPPENTPFESIDSDGNGRLSQAEVNTWAEGVFGAMDSNSDGKLTMEEYMAVRMGPGAAGTGNAKRQAQMQAAKADRFKVMDTDHDGMVSHDEFMAGAQARFAAAGGQKGSVNRKNWMKSQ
- a CDS encoding RND family efflux transporter, MFP subunit produces the protein MQKTLMVAGILALAHPAMAGSLTLQPSDMTEWKAVYGQVEAKDTVPARARIGGVITELDVTEGDVVKAGQKIAVVRDDKINFQLAAYDAQLQALQTQLANAQSELARGTALIGKGITTQQQLDQLKTSVDVLGSQIVALQAQRSVSVEQQKEGDVLAPANGRVLQVPVTKGAVIMGGEPVATVGGGGFFLRLAIPERHAAALKQGASIHISAGGAKETGKLVKIYPEITNGRVAADVEVAKLSSDFVNARVLVEIPVATRKALLVPKDAVVTRSGIDFVTVEENGQPVERAVILGETMEDSNPPMVEVLTGLAAGDTVVTPK
- a CDS encoding Multidrug efflux pump subunit AcrB, whose translation is MTDENNKNAEGGSQEELGAWPVEHHHEADEDAGMRDLGIAGRLTKAFIKSPLTPLFLLAAFAFGLVALISLPREEEPQISVPMVDILVQAPGLKAEDAVKLVTEPLETVVKSIDGVEHVYSQSSDDNVMVTARFKVGTSSDAAVLRVHDKVMANMDKIPLGIPQPMIVGRGIDDVAIVSLTLSPKPEAADRITPNDLTRIMRELRTEVSKIDNVGLTYLVGETGEEIRIAPDPAKLALYGVTLQQLAGKVQAANSAFPAGTIRQNNQEIGLIAGETLSTPAAIGNLLLTSRDGRPVYVRDVADISLATDTADLRVSTVTKTDKGIERVPSVTLAVAKRAGSNAVTVAEAVLKRVDMLKGDLIPGDMHLEVTRNYGETANEKANELLYHLGLATVSIILLVWLAIGRREAIVVAIVIPVTILLTLFASNVMGYTLNRVSLFALIFSIGILVDDAIVVIENTARHWGMHDGRSRRRAAIEAVAEVGNPTIVATLTVVAALLPMLFVSGMMGPYMSPIPANASAAMIFSFFVAVIVTPYLMLKVSGKAPVVHHDEAHGGKLGQIYASVARPILKTKARSWIFLLAVGALTLGSLSLFYTKHVTVKLLPFDNKSELSVMIDLPEGASVEATDRVAQDVARIVVGLPEVVSVQTHAGTAAPFNFNGLVRHSYMRSQPYMGDVAVNLTGKGERDRSSHQIALDIRERIAKLAVPAGTSLKVVEPPPGPPVMATLLAEIYGPDSDTRRKVAARVEEAFRSVPFIVDIDNSYGTRAERMRMTVDTDKAEFFHVEESDVFNTISILNGGQTVGYSHRGNGRTPIPIRVERAKGDQTLGEAFLTTPIPANVLPGGNGVVELGDVVKVTNELSSYPVFRHNGRSAEMVTAELAGQFEAPLYGMLAVQDALDKMDWKDLPKPVIALHGQPEDERHPTLLWDGEWEVTWVTFRDMGAAFMIALLGIYILVVAQFGSFKLPLVILTPVPLTFIGILAGHWIFGAPFSATSMIGFIALAGIIVRNSILLVDFIRNSDMTGRTMTDVLIEAGAIRFKPILLTALAAIIGAAVILTDPIFQGLAISLLFGLASSTALTVLVIPAIYRVLRT